The Haloplanus sp. GDY1 genomic sequence TCGACGACGCCGTGGGCTACTTCCTGCAGGATATGACCTTCCACGGCAAGACCGACCGCACGCGGGCGGCCTACGAGCGCGTCCTGCGGGACTTCGAGGCGTTTCTCGACGCCGACCGCGGCGTCGACGGGCCAGCGGAGGCGGCCCACAGGGACTGCATGGCGTGGATCCACGGGTTACGGGGGACCGTCGCGGAGAGTACCGTCGCCACCTACGCGGCCTATCTCCACCGGTTCTACGCCTACATGACCCAGGTCGGCGCCTTCGACAGCAACCCGATGACCCTCGTCGTCGAGGAGATGGACGAGCGCATCAACACCGATCCGACCCGTCGCGAGATATCCCTGCCCGAGATGCGGGAGTTCGTCGCGGGCGTCGCGCACCCGCTCGACCGTGCGCTGTTGCTCACCATGCTCAAGACGGGCATCCGGGTCGGCGAACTCTGCAATCTGGACCTCCGCGACCTCTCGATTCCGACGACCCGGGAGGAGCTGGGCGTCTCGATCCGACCGCAGCTCGACGGCCGCGGGGACGCCCTGTTCGTCGCCGCGGACCGGGCCGTCGGCGACGTGACCGACGGCGAGCGCCGGACGGCGGCCAACAAGCGCAAGCGCGCGACGGTGATCCCCGTCGACGGCGAACTCCGCCGGACGCTCGTCCGGTGGCTGGCCGTCCGCCCGGACCCCGTCTCCCGGGCCGAGCCGCTCTTTCTCAGCACCGCCGACAACTGGGGGCGGCGGGTGACGCCCCACATCGTCCACCACACCGTCGAAACCCACGCGAGCGACCGTGGCTGGCACCACGACGGCGGCGGAGCCGAGGAGAACGTCACGCCCCACTACTTCCGGCACTTCTTCACGACCCACCTTCGCGACCGGACGGGAGACCGTGGGATCGTCAAGTACCTCCGGGGCGACGTCGCGAGCGACGTCATCGACACCTACACCCACGACTGGGGCGACCGCGTCCGCCGAACCTACGCCGAACACATCTACGAACTGACCTGATCGCCGTCGCTCTCACCATATATAAATCGTATATCGCTATATCAAATAATCATCGCAGGAGTTGAGACTGGTCGTCTCAAATACGGTTCTCGAACTCCTTCGCGATGGACAGTAATTCACCTTCAGCAATTTCGTAGCTTTCACACCTAACACTCTTTACAGCGCATGGCGTACCTCCTTTCAACGATGTCCATCGACCGAGATATGTTCGAGAACACGAGCGAGGACGAGCTCGCGGATCTTTCGGTCCCTGATCAGGTTCTCGGGTTTCTCGCCGCCAACGAGGATCGGGCGTTCAAGGCGCGCGAAATTGCCTCTCAGATCGGCGTTGAGGAGGGGGCGGTGAGCACTGCACTCTCACGATTGAAGGATCGCGGTCTGGTCGAACACAAGGCGACGTACTGGGCGATAACCGACGACGCCGAGCGCCTCGAAGGATACAGCGGCTACGAACGGGCGACCGCACTGTTCAACGACCAACTCGGTACAGAGGATAAGGAGACGTGGCGCGAGCACGCACCGCAGAAGCCCCACCCGAGCGTCAAGGATGAACAGTGACCGACGAAGGGACACCGATCTTTGAGCGTGGCGATGTCGTCTACGGCGATGACCCGTTCAAAGGCGAAGAAGACGCTCGTCCCTGGCTTATCCTCTCGAACCACGAAGGCCGTCCGTTCTACGGCGAGCAGTATATCGCAGTAACACTAACGTCGAAGTCTTGGATGGATGGCCTCATCGCCATTCCTGAGGAGAGCTGGCTTCGTGGCGGGACACCGGACGAGAGTCGGATCGTCCCGTGGGGCGTCCAATCCATTGACCACGAGGATATCGACTTCTGGCAGGGGTGTCTTGCCGGAGATCTCGTTGACGAGACGGTTGCTGCACTCGTTGAGGAGCTTCAGTAGCATATACACCATATTCTCATTCAGGAAATGGCCAAGTGACGCAGCTATAGGGTAGCTTGCCTATCGTCCAACGAATCGTCGGTAGAACGTTGTCTGAACCCCGTACGCTAGGTACCCAGCCACGCCGAGCGCCAAGACAAGCGGGATAAGGGGCAAAATGAACGACGAAGTAAACCCGAATGGAGACACCCCGACTGTATTGAGTGCAACCATCCCGAGAGTCATCACCAGACTGATTGCGAGAAGAGATCCAATCAGGAGGACAATAAACTCTGCAGATCGATCCCCACCACGTTCCGTATCAGTCATCACATAGCCAGCAATCGCCCCGAGACACACGGCCAAGACGATTCCAGGGCCACCACTGAGGCTGTAGTTGGTCTGCGTCGCGGCGAGATATCCACCATACGTGATGAAGCCGATGAACCCGACCAGTAATCCAGCAAACGCCCCTTTGACTGCGCCCAGAAGTCGGGTCCGATGATGACGGTACCACTCGGTCTCGACTCGATAAGCAAGCAGGTACGACCCGACGAAGACCAAGACTGCTGTCAGAGTCGGTAGGACAAAATATGGCATCGAAAAACAGTTGATCTCCGAGGAGCCACTGGAACGCCATTGTTGGGACAATAGCGAGCGCCCAACCAGCAAGAAGCGACCCCACGAAGATGACACGGTTTCGATGTGCCGACGCTGATGTCGTCGCTCGACCACTCGTCACCCAGCGGTAGCCGCCGATGCCGCCGACGAGGAGGCCTAGTGGGGCTGCGAATTGAATCGACGTCACCCAACTCGGTGGCAAAAATGCCTCCGTCGTTGCATGGTAATAGTTTCCGAAGAGTCGGCCAAGTGTATCGAGAACGAACGTCTGGACTAAGCCCCATTGAAGTGCAGCTACGAGTGCTTGCTTTTGTGTGGAAGGAGCACCTCGGGAGGGCATATCTGGGAGTTCTTCTCTCGGTGATTAGAACGTGTTGGTGGTGGTATCCTACAGATGATGAACCGGCTCTCTGTACCGACCGGTTGGATGGATTCTTGAGTGCGTCGCTGGCAGTCTCTCGTAGTGACCACGGTCCGTAAGTCTCGCCGAGATGTCTTTCGACGATTGCTAAACGGCCTCACACTGATTGGCCAGTATACGATGCGACACCGCTGTACGAGCGAAGCTCTCTTGCCGGGCTGGAGTCTGATATTAGGGTAGTCTCGCAAACTTGGCTCAAGCATAATCGCCACGAGTCGGTGGAGAACTTCGTCTGTGCACTCCCGTTGGCGTATTTTGGATTCGCCACCCACGACCGCTACGTGGGGTCGACTCGCTACGAGATAGACACGCTCTTTCGCGTGTTCTTGCTGAAAGAGCTCCACGGGTGGGCCCACGAAACCGCACTGATCGAGTATCTCGAGTGTCGCCCGGTGCTCTGCGAGCAGTTGGGCTTGGAAAGTGTCCCGGACCAGTCGACGCTGTGGCGCAGCTGGCACAAACGATTCACCACCGACCTTCGCAGTACCGTCGAGACAGCTGCGCGGACCATCCTCATCAAGGCCCAAGACGCGGATGTCGCAGTCCCGCGGAACCCAGAACGCCATCTTCCATCTCGCGGTGACGAAGGGGACGAATCGGACCCGGACGATCAAGCTGTCCTCGACGAAGCGGCAACGACTACGGAGCACGTCAGTCGTATTGTCTTCCCGGCATTCTCACTGGATCGAGGTGAGGGCTGTGAGATTCACGAGAACGCTTACTGGGACCTGCAGACGTATCTCGGACTTCGTGAGCGCCTCGCGGCCAACGAGGGCGCTCGGAGTTTCACCTACGAGTCGACTCGTGAGCGGACACCGTTAGCCCATCGCGAGCAAGTTCGTGACCTCTCAATTGCGGAGACCCGAGAGATGTACCGACAGGCCGTCAGCAGGCTCCTGAGCGAAGTCGCGGAGACAGAGGAGCTCTTCCGAGCCGGAATTATCGCCATCGACATTACTGAAGCGGACCCGTTCACTGGCGATAGAACGGGCCACGAAGACGAAATCATCGGCACGAAGGAGAAAACTGACGAGTACGCCTACCAGTGGGCCACCGTCCAGTTAGTAGGGAATGCAGTGCCGATTGTGCTAGACGCACGGCCAGTTCGGAAGGGAGAGTCCCGCTTAGAAATCGTTGAGGACCTCTTGAATTCAGCCGAGGAGCTGGTTCACGTCGATAACGTACTGATGGACCGGAAGTTCGACAGCCAGCACGTCCTGGAGATGCTCAGCCAGCGCGGGCTATCGTACGTTGTTCCAAAGCGGATGCAGACCAGCGAGAAAGCGCAGGCCAAGCGGTTGCTCCAACGAGATCGGGATCGACACGAGACCGACCGGAAGCTCCACCTCGGGAAGAACGAATGGCACGAGACGACGCTGATCTACCGCCGGAAAGAGGACTCCAAGCAAGACGATCACCGACAATACTCGGTCTTTATGTCCAATCACGGTGGGAGTTCTCTGAGTGAGTATGGCTATCGCTGGGAGATCGAGAGCGGCTACAAATCGATCAAGCGATTCATAGCTGCGACGACGTCGAAGGATTTCGGACTCCGGTTCTTCTACTTCGCGTTTGCCTGTTTGTTGTACTCAATCTGGCGAGCGGTCGATTTGCTCGTGCAGGTTGAGTTGACCGGTGAGTACGAGCATTCGCCGATCGTAACAGCCGACAATACACTGACACTGCTGAAGAAGGAGACTGGAATCGGGTAGAGAGGCACTCGATCTGGGTTAGCGCGGCATCTGAGTGGCGACACTATCCGAGGTCTCGGAAATGCTCCGAATTAGTTTCTAATTCAACATAATCCCCGTTTGGAGAGGGATCTGCAGCAGGTTCCGCTCGTCGATTCAGCTGAAACTACGCATCACAGCCCCGCTAAGCCCACTGTAGTCTCAACTTCCAGTCATCGCGACCCCTCGGCTACCGGTTCGTAATCGGTCGGAAATCGAGTTCGCGGGAGGACCCCTCCTCACTCGCGATCCGTCCAGAAGTCGAACGACCGCCCGGGAGCGAAGGCGTCGAGGCCGACGGCCGTCTCCTCGCCCGTGTTCTCGACGCGGTGGGCCTCCCAGGGCTCCAAGTGGACCGAGTC encodes the following:
- a CDS encoding tyrosine-type recombinase/integrase, with translation MTFHGKTDRTRAAYERVLRDFEAFLDADRGVDGPAEAAHRDCMAWIHGLRGTVAESTVATYAAYLHRFYAYMTQVGAFDSNPMTLVVEEMDERINTDPTRREISLPEMREFVAGVAHPLDRALLLTMLKTGIRVGELCNLDLRDLSIPTTREELGVSIRPQLDGRGDALFVAADRAVGDVTDGERRTAANKRKRATVIPVDGELRRTLVRWLAVRPDPVSRAEPLFLSTADNWGRRVTPHIVHHTVETHASDRGWHHDGGGAEENVTPHYFRHFFTTHLRDRTGDRGIVKYLRGDVASDVIDTYTHDWGDRVRRTYAEHIYELT
- a CDS encoding type II toxin-antitoxin system PemK/MazF family toxin, giving the protein MTDEGTPIFERGDVVYGDDPFKGEEDARPWLILSNHEGRPFYGEQYIAVTLTSKSWMDGLIAIPEESWLRGGTPDESRIVPWGVQSIDHEDIDFWQGCLAGDLVDETVAALVEELQ
- a CDS encoding MarR family transcriptional regulator — protein: MSIDRDMFENTSEDELADLSVPDQVLGFLAANEDRAFKAREIASQIGVEEGAVSTALSRLKDRGLVEHKATYWAITDDAERLEGYSGYERATALFNDQLGTEDKETWREHAPQKPHPSVKDEQ